A genomic window from Triticum urartu cultivar G1812 chromosome 7, Tu2.1, whole genome shotgun sequence includes:
- the LOC125520788 gene encoding uncharacterized protein LOC125520788, which yields MKRHAQSMVDWGKSVQTTVESSLGGVHKFLMTIASLQGIPGPEIPCIVIPPPPAFPTLTTSSPIFSPEMPSTGESTDDVEIIDNTLRGAEDGMFGGFFDANGNDANGVVSGTFPPPGDDLPTF from the exons ATGAAAAGACATGCACAAAGTATGGTTGATTGGGGGAAATCTGTGCAGACTACAGTGGAGAGTAGCCTCGGTGGTGTGCACAAGTTTCTAATG ACCATCGCATCCCTTCAAGGAATTCCAGGGCCTGAGATTCCATGCATTGTTATACCCCCGCCTCCAGCTTTTCCAACTTTAACCACTTCGTCTCCGATCTTTTCTCCAGAAATG CCCTCCACCGGCGAATCAACAGATGATGTTGAAATTATAGATAATACATTGCGTGGAGCGGAAGATGGAATGTTTGGCGGCTTCTTTGATGCAAATGGTAATGATGCGAATGGTGTTGTTTCTGGAACTTTCCCCCCACCTGGTGATGATTTACCTACATTTTGA